From Mytilus edulis chromosome 8, xbMytEdul2.2, whole genome shotgun sequence, one genomic window encodes:
- the LOC139486120 gene encoding GDP-Man:Man(3)GlcNAc(2)-PP-Dol alpha-1,2-mannosyltransferase-like, translating into MLVFFCIVISTLICIPLLMRYWIKHRSKNLLPHLKKKGEITVGFFHPYCNAGGGGERVLWTAIRALQNRYSRIQCIVYTGDTEATGSDILQRAKQRFNISIPSTVEFVFLTKRYLVEAEKYPYFTLLGQSLGSMVLGWEALMKYVPDIYIDSMGYAFTLPLFKYLGGCQTVSYVHYPTISTDMLQRVSDRTQSHNNASFISQSPTLSWAKTQYYKMFAYLYGIMGRRSDKVMVNSTWTFNHIQKLWKVADRTYIIYPPCDISEFTKIPLTNCHVQKTIVSIAQFRPEKDHGLQIRSFSKFLKSHSKDKQIYKLLLVGSCRNEGDSTRVKELRDLCTMLNIEDNVEFKLNVSFEELKDLMSTSVIGIHTMWNEHFGIGVVELMAAGTIILAHNSGGPKLDIVTDYNHQKTGYLAEDVDSYSAAMETIFNLKDEESLVIRQNARLSVERFSEGEFERGFLMVCESLLQKDP; encoded by the exons ATGCTGGTATTTTTCTGTATTGTTATATCTACATTAATATGCATACCTTTGTTGATGCGATATTGGATTAAACATCGATCGAAAAATTTACTACCACACTTAAAgaaaaaaggggagataactgttgGATTTTTCCATCCATACTGTAATGCTGGTGGAGGAGGAGAAAGGGTTCTATGGACGGCTATCAGAGCTTTACAAAACAG ATATTCCAGAATTCAATGTATTGTTTACACAGGAGATACAGAAGCTACTGGATCCGACATATTACAGAGAGCCAAACAGAGGTTTAACATCAGTATCCCATCTACAGTAGAGTTTGTGTTTCTAACAAAAAGATATTTGGTAGAAGCTGAGAAGTATCCGTACTTTACATTGCTAGGACAGAGTTTAGGGTCTATGGTGTTAGGATGGGAAGCTTTGATGAAGTATGTTCCTGATATTTACATTGATAGTATGGGTTATGCCTTTACCTTGCCATTGTTTAAGTATTTAGGAGGATGTCAGACAGTGAGTTATGTTCATTATCCTACCATCAGTACGGACATGTTACAACGTGTATCAGATAGAACCCAATCACACAATAACGCTTCATTCATCTCACAAAGTCCAACACTTAGCTGGGCTAAAACTCAATATTATAAAATGTTTGCATACTTGTATGGAATAATGGGTAGGCGGTCAGACAAAGTTATGGTAAATTCTACATGGACATTTAATCACATCCAAAAGCTATGGAAAGTTGCTGACAGAACATACATTATCTATCCTCCATGTGATATTTCAGAGTTTACCAAAATTCCTCTAACAAACTGTCATGTGCAGAAAACAATAGTGTCTATTGCACAGTTTAGACCAGAAAAGGACCATGGTTTGCAGATACGATCATTTTCTAAATTCCTTAAAAGTCATTCAAAAGATAAACAGATTTACAAGCTACTTTTAGTTGGAAGTTGTCGCAATGAAGGAGACTCAACAAGAGTGAAAGAACTAAGAGATTTATGTACCATGTTAAACATTGAAGATAATGTagaatttaaattaaatgttaGTTTTGAAGAGCTTAAAGATTTGATGTCGACTTCTGTCATTGGAATTCATACTATGTGGAATGAACATTTTGGCATAG GAGTTGTGGAGTTAATGGCAGCAGGAACTATTATATTAGCCCATAATTCTGGTGGCCCAAAGCTTGACATTGTCACAGACTATAATCATCAAAAGACAGGATATCTGGCAGAGGATGTAGATTCTTATTCTGCAGCCATGgaaacaatatttaatttaaaagatgAGGAAAGTCTGGTCATTAGACAAAATGCTAGACTATCTGTAGAAAGATTCAGTGAAGGTGAATTTGAGAGAGGATTTTTGATGGTGTGTGAATCGCTTTTACAAAAAGATCCATAA